CAAATGCTCTTAAGCATGCGCTAGAAAAAGCACATGTTGCATATGAGCTTCTTGAAGGAGAAGGGGCATTTTACGGACCAAAAATAGAATTTCATATCAAAGATTCAATGGGACGTAGCTGGCAATGTGGCACCGTCCAACTTGATTTCTTCCAACCGGAAAATTTCGATCTCAGTTATAATGATAGCGACGGCACAAAAAAACGCCCGGTCATGATTCACCGAGCCATCTATGGTTCATTTGAACGATTCTTGGGTGTGTTACTTGAACATTATCAAGGAAAACTTCCTTTCTGGTTGGCGCCTGTACAAATCCAGGTACTCACTATCACAGACAGCCATAAACCGTATGCACGTGCAATTGCCGAGCAGCTCACTGCCAAAGATTTTCGCGTGGAAATCGATGAAAGTTCAGATCCACTCGCTGGCCAGATTAAATCAGCTCAGCTACAAAACATCCCCTGGATGGTGGTTATTGGACAAAAAGAGATGGATACCAACACACTCACTCTGCGGCATTTGAATGGTAAACAAGAATTTGGTCTTACCTTCGAACAACTGATTGAAAAGGCAAACGAGCTCAATCAATCATAAATAGCACACCAAAAATAGACTTTGCGGAAGAGGGGGCAGCAATGCCCCCTCTTCCGCCTGCGCTTTACGACCTGTCCTATATGCAGTCTTGGCGACAGTGGGAAGCTTTATACGCAGTCTGGCTTCGGCGGACCACGTTTTGATCCATTTTCCCCTTTTCATGGACTTTTCGCCTCACGTTGAGCCAATTCACGGCCAAACACGAATGGCGCACGAACCCCCATTTGATTGGTATAAAAAATTTATCAAATTGTTGCTATTTGAATACACTGCCTGATAAGATAGTAATTAATAAATGATTACCATTAAAAAGGAGCGTTATTCATGAAAACAATAAAATTAATAGTATCTGCAGGATTATTATTCGGATCATTCAGCCTATTTGCAACGGACGTTCGAAGAACATCTACTGTTTTGATACCTTTTGGATCATTTGATACCGTAAAAGCAATCACCTTTACGGGAACAGGTGACCAGACTTCTGCTATCTCAATGTATAATAAAAATAAAGCCGAACAAGATGGTGTTGTCTGGGTAAGCGGTCAAGTATATTATCGAGCTTACAATTCTAACAAAAAATCACCTATCGGATCAACCGCAATGGGCTCTACGTGTCCAACGACACAACCACTATTTGGCGGCATCAAAGGTTCATTGGTAAATGCTGCAACGGATAATCCAGGTGTAACTGCTGGTACAACAGGATACTGTATGACACCAATTTCAAGTACTGCGACCGAAAAAAACACCGCTTCAACTTTAGCTGATTTAAAATTCAAATTAGGTTTATAACCTTCACACAAGCCCTACCCTACCCAAAAAAAGGCTCGCCATTGTATGGTGGGTCTTTTTTATCGAGAAAATAATTACCATTAAAAAGGAGCGTTACTCATGAAAACAATAAAATTAATAGTCTCTGCTGGTTTATTATTCGGATCATTCAGCCTTTTTTTTGCAACAGATGTGCGAAGAACCATTAGAACCTTAGTTCCTTTCTCAAACTTTGATACCGTAAAAGCAATCACCTTCACCGGAATAGGAGACCAGACTTCTGCTATCGCAAAATATAACAAAGATAAGGCAGAACAACTTGGTGTTGTTTGGGTAAGCGGTCAAACATATTACAGAATTTATAACACCAAACAAAAATCATCAAAAGGAACAATATATTATGCGCCTTATGTCTGCACTGCAACACAACCTCTATTTGGAGGAATCAAAGGCTCATTAGTACATGGCCCGTATGGCACTGTAGCATATTGCACAGAACCAATTGCAAGCACTATGATTGAAAGAGGAACAGCTTCAACCTTAGCTGACTTAAAATTCAAATTAGGTTTATAACCTTCACACAAGCCCTACCCTACCCAAAAAAAGGCTCGCCATTATGGTGGGTCTTTTTTTATCGAGATGTGGTAACAGCAATTCGAGGACACAAAGAAATAATGGGACATTGAGAACATTTTGGTGAGATAGGAACACAAATATTTTGCCCCCACACAACCACCAATTGGCCATATTCAATCCAATATTCCTGCGGTAAAACCTTTTTGAGTTCTTGCTCAGTCTCCGCTGGCGTATCAGTAGTTACCAACCCCAGCCGGTTGGAAATCCGATGCACATGGGTATCAACGCAAATAGCGGGAATATCAAAACCTTGTGCAAGGACCAGATTCGCCGTTTTAAGTCCTACTCCATTAATAGTTAACAGTTCTTGCAAAGTAGAAGGCACGCTTCCATTAAACCGATCCAACAGATCCCGACATACTTCATGCAAATTTTTTGCCCGCCGGCGATAAAATGCCACCGGATAGATGATAATTTCTAAATCATGTACAGGGATTTGTACAATATCTTGCGGCGTCTGAGCCTTGGCAAACAGTCGCTGGGATGCAGGCAATGATACGGTGTCTTTGGTGCGCAACGATAATAAACAGCTAATGAGTATTAAAAAGGGATTCTTACCAAACTGATTGATGATTGTTGTAGATGCCAGCTCTTGCATGCCACACGTTGCCTTTCGCAGGATATCAACAATCTGTATTGCACGAATAGTACGATCATTTTTCACAGACAGCCCTTAATATTACTATTAAAATCAACAAACGCATCCAGACGGAACGCGTTTGTTGATTTAACGATTTTATGCTAACTTTGAACTATTAGCATCCTGGAGGATAGTCTCCTAAAAAAACTAATACCAAAGAAAGCAACTGAAAAAGAGAAAAACTAAATTTAATCATAAAAAACTCCCTAACAACAACAAGTTTTCAACAGTTAGAACCCGAATTTTCAGTATAATTACCCAACTATAATAAATCAACAAACAATGTTAGATCTAATACAATACTTTACAATATTTTTCGAGAGCCCTTACTTATTGTTTACGGTAACAACTCTCTTTTTTATATTAAAAATTTATATCATTGCACGACTCGTATCGCAACGATTTGCAAAAACCTATCTCCATCGATCATGGATTTTGCTTATTCTCGTACTTATTGGATCCGCAACAAGTGATCTTACCTGGATCTTTTACCTTGTTCGCAACTTATGGGTGCCATCAATTCCTTACCCTGCGTATCTATGCATCTTACGAATAGCATGGGGTATGACTGCTGTTCAGTATCAATCCCTTACACTGTTTTTAGAAAGCCTTGTAGATCAATCAACTCATTTATCGCCCAGACAAAAAATTTTCACATTCATTAGTTGCTGTTTTTTACTATGGACTATTATCATTGCATGTATAGATTTTAATTGCTCTATACCTACCGATAGAATGCCCATAGAATTTCTTATCCGCCAGGTAGAAATCATATATTTATCATATATTTTAATACCCTCAACAATCTGTGTCATTATTTGGAAAACATACAATAGCACCCTGCCTCGCATACTAAAACAACAAATAAAGGTACTTCT
Above is a genomic segment from Candidatus Babeliales bacterium containing:
- the nth gene encoding endonuclease III, with protein sequence MKNDRTIRAIQIVDILRKATCGMQELASTTIINQFGKNPFLILISCLLSLRTKDTVSLPASQRLFAKAQTPQDIVQIPVHDLEIIIYPVAFYRRRAKNLHEVCRDLLDRFNGSVPSTLQELLTINGVGLKTANLVLAQGFDIPAICVDTHVHRISNRLGLVTTDTPAETEQELKKVLPQEYWIEYGQLVVVWGQNICVPISPKCSQCPIISLCPRIAVTTSR